The DNA sequence AGCACAAATACATCAATAATATAGATACTTGGATAAAATAAAGTACATGATCTGATTCCTGTACAGATCTCAGATCAGTATTCAAGCAGGGCAAGGCTGCTTGCCAATCACTCAACAGCTGGTTAGTCATCCTGGAAAGTGCCTCAGGAACCAAAGGCTCATCAGACATCCCAGACCCTGACTCAGGCAACCCAGGAGGGGGTGGGCACAAAAGGAGGAAGATCCCAAATAGACTCATTCTGTCAGGTGTAGGCGGACTAACAAGAGGAGGGTTGCAAAACTGAGGAGAAGCAGGTGTAGAGAAAGAGCAGGtgcagagaaggaggagaagcaggtgcagaggaagagcaagggcagaagaagaggagaagcaggTGTAGAGGAAGAGCAGATGCAGGGAAGAGCAGGTGCAGAGGTGGATGAGAAGCAGGTGCAGAGGAAGAGCAGGTGCAGAGGAAGAGCAGGTGNNNNNNNNNNNNNNNNNNNNNNNNNNNNNNNNNNNNNNNNNNNNNNNNNNNNNNNNNNNNNNNNNNNNNNNNNNNNNNNNNNNNNNNNNNNNNNNNNNNNAAGAGCAGGTGTAGGGAAGAGCAGGTGCAGAGGTGGATGAGAAACAGGtgtaaaggaagagaaagtgcAGAGGAAGAGCAGGTGCAGAGGAAGAGAGGGTGCAGAGGAAGAGCAGGTGCAGAGGAAGAGCAGGTGCAGAGGTGGATGAGAAGCAGGtgcagaagaggaaaagcaggtgCAGAGGAGGTGGAACAGGTGCAGAGGAAGAGTCAGGGCAGTTGCTGAGGAAGAGTCAGTGCTGGGGATGTTGTGTGGTGCAAACTGGGCTAATGTTCTTGGCATCTTACTGATTGGTCCATGATAactgttccctcctctctgtctgcaGTTCGCCTGCGGGCCCCTCATTCACTCCAAGTCCTGCACATTGAAACTCAGAGATGCAACATAAGCTGGGAGGTCTCCCAGGTCTCTCACTACCTTTATAGTGATTTGGAATTTGAGGCCCGCAAACGTTCCCTGGACCACAGCTGGAAGGTGAGGACATAGCCAATCCCCTGCCTCTGGTGCATGCCCTTGTCCATTTCTACAGGCTGGAGTGTGGCTCTTTCACCCTGTTCCTCCTATATTGCTCGGCACTGCCTGCTCTCCCATACTCTTAGAGCCTGAGGATGCCTCTGGGTCCACATCTGTGTAGACCCCAGGGCAAGGCAACCTGTGAGGCTCCGCAGCTGTTTTCCACTTCCCAAATCCAGCACATTCCCTGGCTTCAGGGGGCCAAAGGACAGTGGACTGAGACTCATCACCCGTACACTCACTCCCATACTTACCTGGGGACCCCGGGATTCAGGGTCAAAGCAGCTGGGGGAACAGGGAGCTTTTGGGAGGGCCAGGGTTGCTTGCTTAGCCTCTTGACCTGGTTGTGGGAGATGAGACCAGTGGAGACCTTGCTGACTGGGGGTACCCATCTCTGCTTAGGATGCACCCCTGCTAAGCCTCAAGCAACGACAACAGTGGATCTGCTTGGAGACACTTACCCCTGGCACCTCATATGAGCTCCAGGTGCGGGTTAGGGCCAATCGAGGTGCCCAGGCGTCCTGGAGCCCCTGGAGCCAGCCCCTGGCTTTCCGGACAAGGCCAGCAGGTACAGTGGGGAGCATGGAGGGAGCTGGGCAGGGGCCAGAGTGCCCTGGGAGCTGTAGAGGTGGGGGCTGCACCTCCCATAGACTCACCAGAGACAGGGCTACACGCTAGTGAGGGACCCATGAGGGCCCATCCTTCAACATGTCACTTGCTGCATTCAAGAGATACAGAAGCTCTAGGTGTGCTTCTCTCAACAGTAGCCTCAGTGGCTGAGGTGAGAGTCAGGCAGTGGGCTCTTCTGGGAATGCCACCAGGCCATGGCTTTTAAGTACAGTCTGCCTTTCTGGACAGGTGGACTTAAGCAGGACTGAGGACCAAGTCCTCGTTAAAAGCAAACCTGGCTAGATACTGTTCAGGGTGcaacatgggggaggggtggatcTGGGATTCAGGTAACCCCCTAGGGGCCACCTCTCACCTCCCACTTCTTACACCCTGGACAGATCCCTGGAATCTACCCCTAATGTGGCCCAGACAACTTCTCCTGGGCCTTGGTTGTCTTTTTGGCTTCATGGTCTGTGTCTACGTTTTGTTCAAGTGCCAGTACCTGGGCCCATGGTAAGGAAGTTCCTGGCCAGTATTCCCTTCCCAGCtcgtctctgtgtctctgtgccaCACATCTCtccaggctgggctgggctgaatCCTGCTTCCTCACACCTGGCCTCTCTGTCCACTTCCCTAATAGCTAACTTGTCCCTGCGCCCCATCCCTAAGGGTGGAAGCTGGTAGGGGAAGGGGAGGTAGAGCAGCAGGGAGAACCCCTTGGCCCTCCCTAAAGTCACAGGGGCCTCTGAGCATCTTTCCCATTGCTCTTGGTCCCCTGCTATGCATTCCAACCATGCCACACTCTTGCCTAACTGTCCTTAGAGACTCCCCCGCCTAACCAATAATCTATCTGGATTGCTGAAGGCCTCCACTAGAAACTGTGCCAATCAAAAAGTGGCTCCCCTTGCTCCAGTTAGATACGCTCGTGTTCTGGGCATCTTAGCAAGCAGAACGTGAGGGAGAGTTCAGCTTCCACTCACTGTCTCCCTAAGGCCAGCTGATGTTATACAATGTGTGGCGGGCACCACCATCCATGGGAGTGCTCACTAGAAGACCTCACTCTTGCCTGTGTGATTTCTCCCACTCAAGGGCCAGCTTTTGGCTAGTACTCAGTTCTGGGTCCACAGAGTGAGCCACCCTGTTACACATTTAGTTCAGGTCTGTCTTGCCAGTGTGCCAGCTCCTAGGGAGTAGAGAGGCCTTCTCTGCTGCCCACGCTTGTGTCCCCAGTACCCTGTGCAGTGCTCTCCCATCAACACTGTTGAATAAATGACTGGATGCGGGAGGGGCCCGTCCCCTACtctcagggctggggagctggTGGTAGGACACCATGCCACCCCCTCCTTGTCCtcacccttcccccttccctcctcttccctggcCTTGCCCTTcacccctccttctctttcctggccAGGCTGAAGACTGTTCTCAAGTGCCATGTCCCAGACCCCTCTGAGTTCTTCTCCCAGCTGAGCTCCCAGCACGGAGGAGACCTTCAGGTAGGAGCCTGGGGTGCAGGGGTGGAGGCTGTTGATAGGCAGCCTAAGGATAGGCTGCAGGGCAGAGATGTGATCAGGTGACAATGGCCAGGTGACAATGGCTTTGCCCTCAGCAGGAGGACACAGGGTGCTGAAGTGAGCAGTCTCTTTCATGGGCACAGCTCTGCCCCTGCTCTGGCATGGGTGCCTTCTAAGCCATGACTTGACTTAGCCTTGACTTGAACTCTGGCTCTGTCATGCCTGGCTGTGTACGGTTGTGTAAGTTATAGATCCTCCCAGTGTCTAAGTTTCCTCACTTGTACaactggggaaaaaaaccaaGCTTAATGAGTGTACAGCCCGGTGGATGTTGCCAggcacagtgtgggtgctggagagctgCAGGGGCTCTCCTTGACTTCTGTCCCTGTGGGCAAAGCGATCCCTGGCAGGTCCAGTGACATCACAGTGACACAAGTCCTCGGGTCACCTGGAATCACAAAAAAAAGTGTGGCCCCTACAGTAGCAACCTCACTCCTAGTGTATCTGCTTCAGGCTAGAAGCTTTGAGAAGCAAGGGGTGGATACAAGGTGAGGGGAATCTACTGTTCTCCCCTCCAGCTTGACTGCTGTTCCCATGATTGGGAAGCTTGTGGGGGGCAAAGGGGCTTGAGGATAATGGGAGGGAGGTCTAGGCTGGGCTCTAGTCCTGCTGGCCTGGTCTTGTGTGCCTCATTAGGGCTGAGCAGGGTCCTTCTAGAATCTCTGAAAGACTCCCAGAACTAAGGATGTCTTTTTATCGTACtcttggtgtgtgtatgtgtgtgtgtgtgtgtgtgcgcgagcgcgcgtgtgcgtgcatgcacatgcgtgagtacaggtatgtgtgtgcatgtgtgagtacgTGCACGTACATGCATACTTAGTACTATGGCTGTGTTCATCTAGCATGTGGCCTAGACTGATAAGTCCAGAAAGTCCATCAAGATAGCAAGACTCCAGGAAGCTTCTAGGTCAGAGGTGGGGTGGAGGCTGGATGCCTCTGGAGGAtggaaagcaggaggaagggaaggagaaggaagagttgaGTTCAGTGGTGGAGTAGGAAGTAGAGAAAcccactcactctcctccctttctctggcAGAAATGGCTCTCCTCGCCCTTCCCCTCATCCTCCTTCAGCCCCAGTGGCCCTGCACCTGAGATCTCTCCACTGGAGGTGCTGGACGGAGACAGCAAAGCCATGCAGCTGTTCCTGCTACAGCAGGACACAGCCTCCTCACCCTCGCCCAGCGGCCACTCGCAGGCCAGCTGCTTCACCAACCAAGGCTACTTCTTCTTCCATCTGCCCAATGCCTTGGAGATTGAATCCTGCCAGGTGTACTTCACCTATGACCCCTGCGTGGAAGAGGACATGGAGGACGATGGACCAGGGCTGCCCCAGGGATCTCCCCTCCCATCTGTGCTTCCTCTGTCTGGGGACGAGGATGACTATTGTGACTTCCCACCCAGGGATGACCTGTTGCTCTTCTCCCCCAGCCGGAGCTCCCCCAACACTGCCTTTGGGGGAGCAGCAGCTCTTGAAGAAAAGCCTCCCCTCTCCGTGCAGGAGGGATGTGCCCCGCTACCATCCCCTGACCTGATGGGTTTGCAGTGCCCTCTGGAGCTGGTGGCGCAGGGAGGTGACGGGGAGAGGCTGTCTGCTCATAGCTCAGGGGAGCAGGCCGGTGTCCCCGAAGGTAGCCCCTGTGGGCAAGGTCAGGACAGGGCCCTGGCCTCTGTCTTGCCTCTGAACACTGATGCCTATCTGTCTCTTCAAGAACTACAGGCCCAAGATCCAGCCTACTTGGTATAGCCAGCTGACCAGGATTTGGGATCCAGCTGCCTAGGTCAGGTCAGGCTTAGGAGGGACCAGTTGAGAACTGTCCCTGGTCATCCACACCCCAACACTTAGTCATCCACGTCTGAGCTCTACTTGCTGCTCTATGGTCCAGCCAGGATCTGAGGTGGGGAGGGCTAGTCAGCTCCGCCTCCCTGTATAGTCATGAGGTCACTAGTTTC is a window from the Microtus ochrogaster isolate Prairie Vole_2 chromosome 15, MicOch1.0, whole genome shotgun sequence genome containing:
- the Il2rb gene encoding interleukin-2 receptor subunit beta, encoding MAATALSWCLSLYVLLLPLPAPWVSAAVNDCPHLKCFYDSRANVSCTWSPEETFQVTHCQIQAKSDQRSWNTTCNLFPVTQASWACNLILGRPDSQCLNAVDILNVNVMCWERDNWRRVKTCRFRPFDKLRLRAPHSLQVLHIETQRCNISWEVSQVSHYLYSDLEFEARKRSLDHSWKDAPLLSLKQRQQWICLETLTPGTSYELQVRVRANRGAQASWSPWSQPLAFRTRPADPWNLPLMWPRQLLLGLGCLFGFMVCVYVLFKCQYLGPWLKTVLKCHVPDPSEFFSQLSSQHGGDLQKWLSSPFPSSSFSPSGPAPEISPLEVLDGDSKAMQLFLLQQDTASSPSPSGHSQASCFTNQGYFFFHLPNALEIESCQVYFTYDPCVEEDMEDDGPGLPQGSPLPSVLPLSGDEDDYCDFPPRDDLLLFSPSRSSPNTAFGGAAALEEKPPLSVQEGCAPLPSPDLMGLQCPLELVAQGGDGERLSAHSSGEQAGVPEGSPCGQGQDRALASVLPLNTDAYLSLQELQAQDPAYLV